A window from Pseudomonas frederiksbergensis encodes these proteins:
- a CDS encoding hemagglutinin repeat-containing protein → MPAQTFAFHLSPRGKLRWAIASLFLIAHLPNALAGGVVVAPGPGGTAQLQTQGGVPIVNIVAPNGSGLSHNQFLDYNVDRQGLVLNNALQAGQSQLAGQLAANPQFKGQAASVILNEVISRNPSALNGAQEIFGRAADYVLANPNGISVNGGSFINTPNANLVVGRPELNDGKLQTLSTRDATGSLQIQGAGLQNREGSVNLIAPRIDSQGNLSARDQLNLTVGRNQVDYASSQVKTVDPAGNSQDQRIDASLFGAMQAGRINIVSTAEGAGVRVGPVQVDGRDGVQIRSAGDLSISGQAVPDILDVVRAGVRSSQGDVGLHSGKDLLLAAADVSGRDVKVDAKRNLTLTTVESRKLQEKRENWNNSTIGITWETYDRTQTDSDSRQHGSQILASRDAQLSSGGNTELKAAKVDAANTLSVQSGGDLRLTAATESHTQTDQGNHRKHLWKANWDTSSEEQRSITTQLKGGNIALATAALLRAEGAELSSKGDIQLAGKKVEITSASRTQRNSDNRYSGDLVGGGFFGKTGDADRGKTLNQGSKVNAGGKLIVKADDVRISGSQVRGGSEASVISDNGSLVIDGVQDTSHANSHDKNSKFFGITKDETRQNAKDSTTVRSELTSDSNLKLNSAKDIEVAGSTVKAGGTLSAEAVGDVNVHSAQNTHEAGKTTETRGFDAYAKENTLGAGQYRAGVHYEDKQQTASSRDVSQQGSSLSGANVQLAAGGDLTLKGAEVKAKNGDATLSGKNVSLLVEQDSHSTSTDTTSTSGGFYYTGGLDRAGSGVDFTYSTSQDTTNKTTAQTTSVQSSGNLNINTGKLTTEGARIDAGRGLNVAATEVDNRAASNSDSSTHTQSNWSADVGANVEYKDIARPIAKAVEGVLNGKVPDKDTLSNLGQPNVGIDVAIGHQNGSHTEQSSNAVVSQFKGGTVDVNVAGTLQDQGTQYQASAGKVNISADTLVASAASNTHGSTDQALDAKTDVRVYTKTGEDVNVAGSGAGGSSQTRKDNSTAVVGGYAGSQGVNINLRNDGQFEGSHFDGGQGGVSIKTGGELALNQANDRQSNDSSSLRGNGSLSVGTAPGTDGTNVNLGAGFQLDHKGNQIQDSQARVASIEGKGPVQLSSGGDQILQGTTIDTVGAIHLKADGKLDLQAATDTHHATGSNLGGGLKVGGSKTNTEKSLDQGGNLSANFNIGRVNESNQTLSGGKLKSQDKIQLSGDSIHLQGTQVSASNVALDAQNGGIYQESAQSTQNHTNWNVALNAGGNLSNSTPTATNEKDVAKSDHGFNAGAKVGVDYLQGTTQQNSQIKADSVVLNSAGDAQFAGARIDATKVSGKVAGDLTVESRQDSQTSAKVDVDLGLTGKKTASADKDKVADNTKPGGTNYKPTLKLDAGYAHKDSVNQASGINGIQGVNLKVGGATQLTGARVASSEGRVDLGGSKVSTTDLSNRDYGVKAGLDLPEKPQTEGSKPDVSAAGEHSVKLGPVTLGGHYDSQILQAGIDEKNI, encoded by the coding sequence ATGCCTGCACAGACATTTGCGTTTCATCTTTCCCCTCGGGGCAAACTGCGCTGGGCAATTGCCAGCCTGTTCCTGATTGCTCACCTGCCCAACGCTTTGGCAGGGGGCGTAGTGGTCGCGCCAGGCCCCGGCGGCACCGCGCAATTGCAAACCCAGGGCGGCGTGCCCATCGTCAACATCGTTGCGCCTAATGGTTCCGGCCTGTCCCATAACCAGTTCCTGGACTACAACGTCGACCGTCAGGGCCTGGTGCTGAACAACGCGCTGCAAGCCGGGCAGTCGCAACTCGCCGGGCAACTGGCAGCCAACCCACAATTCAAGGGGCAGGCCGCGAGCGTGATCCTCAATGAAGTGATCAGTCGCAACCCCTCGGCCCTCAACGGCGCCCAGGAGATCTTCGGTCGCGCCGCCGATTATGTGTTGGCCAACCCCAACGGAATTTCGGTGAACGGCGGCAGTTTCATTAACACCCCGAACGCCAATCTGGTGGTCGGTCGCCCCGAACTGAACGACGGCAAGCTGCAAACCCTCAGTACCCGCGACGCCACCGGCTCGTTGCAGATTCAAGGTGCGGGCCTGCAAAACCGCGAAGGCTCGGTCAACCTGATCGCCCCACGCATCGACAGCCAGGGCAACCTGAGCGCCCGGGATCAGTTGAACCTCACCGTTGGCCGCAACCAGGTGGATTACGCCAGCAGCCAGGTGAAAACCGTGGACCCGGCCGGCAACTCTCAAGACCAACGCATCGACGCCAGCCTGTTCGGTGCGATGCAGGCTGGGCGCATCAACATCGTCAGCACCGCCGAGGGCGCGGGGGTGCGGGTCGGTCCGGTACAGGTCGACGGTCGTGATGGCGTACAGATTCGTTCCGCCGGTGACCTGAGTATCAGCGGTCAAGCTGTTCCCGACATCCTCGATGTGGTCCGCGCCGGTGTGCGCAGCAGTCAGGGCGATGTCGGTCTGCACAGCGGCAAGGACCTGCTGCTGGCTGCTGCTGATGTCAGTGGCCGTGACGTCAAGGTCGACGCCAAACGCAACCTGACCTTGACCACCGTCGAAAGCCGCAAGCTGCAAGAGAAACGCGAAAACTGGAACAACAGCACCATCGGCATCACCTGGGAAACCTATGACCGGACCCAGACCGACAGCGACTCGCGCCAGCACGGCAGCCAGATTCTCGCCAGCCGTGACGCGCAGTTGTCGTCCGGTGGCAACACCGAACTCAAGGCGGCCAAGGTCGACGCTGCCAACACTCTCAGCGTCCAGAGCGGCGGCGATCTGCGCCTGACTGCCGCCACCGAAAGCCACACCCAAACCGATCAGGGCAACCATCGCAAACACCTGTGGAAAGCCAACTGGGACACCAGCAGCGAAGAGCAGCGCAGCATCACCACACAGTTGAAGGGCGGCAATATCGCTTTGGCCACGGCGGCGTTGTTACGTGCCGAGGGCGCGGAGTTGAGCAGCAAGGGTGATATCCAGCTCGCCGGTAAAAAGGTCGAGATCACCAGCGCCAGCCGTACCCAACGCAACAGCGACAACCGCTATTCCGGTGACTTGGTGGGCGGCGGTTTCTTCGGCAAGACCGGCGACGCGGATCGGGGCAAAACCCTGAATCAGGGCAGCAAGGTCAATGCCGGCGGCAAACTGATCGTCAAGGCTGACGATGTGCGCATCAGTGGCAGTCAGGTGCGCGGCGGCAGCGAAGCCAGCGTGATCAGCGACAATGGCTCGTTGGTCATCGATGGCGTGCAAGACACCTCCCATGCCAACAGCCACGACAAGAACAGCAAGTTTTTTGGCATCACCAAGGATGAAACCCGTCAGAACGCCAAGGACAGCACCACGGTACGCAGCGAGCTGACCTCCGACAGCAACCTCAAACTCAATAGCGCCAAAGACATCGAAGTGGCCGGCTCTACGGTCAAGGCTGGCGGTACCCTCAGCGCCGAGGCGGTGGGGGACGTCAATGTGCATTCCGCGCAGAACACCCATGAGGCCGGCAAAACTACCGAAACCCGAGGCTTCGATGCCTATGCCAAGGAAAACACCCTGGGCGCCGGGCAGTACCGCGCCGGTGTGCATTACGAAGACAAGCAGCAAACCGCGAGTAGCCGTGATGTCAGCCAGCAAGGCTCCAGCCTCAGCGGCGCCAACGTGCAACTGGCGGCAGGCGGTGATCTGACCCTTAAAGGTGCCGAGGTCAAAGCCAAAAACGGCGACGCGACCCTGAGCGGTAAAAACGTGTCGCTGCTGGTCGAGCAGGACAGCCACAGCACTTCGACGGACACAACCAGCACCAGCGGCGGTTTCTACTACACCGGCGGCCTCGATCGTGCCGGCAGCGGAGTGGACTTCACCTACAGCACGTCCCAGGACACCACGAACAAAACCACCGCACAAACCACCAGCGTCCAAAGCAGCGGCAACCTGAATATAAACACCGGCAAACTCACCACTGAAGGCGCGCGTATTGATGCGGGCAGAGGTCTGAATGTCGCCGCCACCGAAGTCGACAATCGGGCCGCGAGCAACTCCGACAGCAGCACTCATACACAGAGCAACTGGTCGGCAGATGTTGGTGCCAACGTCGAATACAAAGACATCGCCCGGCCGATCGCCAAAGCCGTCGAAGGCGTACTGAACGGCAAGGTGCCGGACAAGGACACACTCTCCAATCTCGGCCAGCCGAATGTCGGCATCGACGTGGCGATCGGTCATCAGAACGGCAGCCATACCGAGCAAAGCAGCAACGCCGTGGTCAGCCAGTTCAAGGGTGGCACGGTGGACGTGAATGTCGCTGGCACATTGCAGGATCAGGGCACTCAGTACCAGGCGAGTGCGGGCAAAGTGAACATCAGTGCCGACACGTTGGTGGCGAGCGCCGCGAGCAATACCCACGGCAGCACCGATCAGGCGCTGGATGCCAAGACTGACGTGCGGGTCTACACCAAAACCGGTGAGGACGTGAACGTCGCCGGCAGTGGCGCGGGCGGCAGCAGCCAGACGCGCAAAGACAACTCCACCGCTGTGGTCGGCGGCTATGCCGGTAGCCAAGGCGTGAACATCAACCTGCGGAATGACGGCCAGTTTGAAGGCAGCCATTTCGATGGCGGGCAGGGCGGTGTTTCGATTAAAACCGGTGGTGAGCTGGCGTTGAATCAGGCCAATGACCGCCAGAGCAACGACAGCTCCAGCCTGCGTGGCAATGGTTCGCTGAGCGTCGGCACCGCGCCTGGCACCGACGGCACTAACGTCAACCTCGGTGCCGGTTTCCAGCTCGATCACAAAGGCAATCAAATTCAGGACAGCCAGGCTCGCGTGGCAAGTATCGAGGGCAAAGGCCCGGTGCAATTGAGCAGCGGCGGCGACCAGATCCTGCAAGGGACGACAATCGATACCGTCGGCGCCATCCACCTGAAGGCCGACGGCAAACTCGACCTGCAAGCGGCCACCGACACCCATCACGCCACCGGCAGCAATCTCGGCGGCGGTTTGAAGGTGGGCGGCAGTAAAACCAATACCGAGAAAAGCCTCGATCAGGGCGGCAACCTGAGCGCCAACTTCAACATCGGTCGGGTCAATGAAAGCAACCAGACACTGAGTGGCGGCAAGCTCAAAAGCCAGGACAAGATTCAACTCAGCGGCGATTCGATCCACCTGCAAGGCACTCAGGTCAGCGCGTCGAACGTTGCCCTTGATGCGCAAAACGGCGGGATCTATCAGGAGTCGGCTCAGTCCACGCAAAACCACACGAACTGGAACGTCGCCCTGAATGCCGGCGGTAATCTGAGCAACAGCACTCCGACGGCCACCAACGAAAAAGACGTGGCCAAGAGTGATCATGGCTTCAATGCCGGGGCCAAGGTGGGCGTGGATTACCTGCAAGGCACGACTCAGCAGAACAGCCAGATCAAGGCTGACAGCGTGGTATTGAACAGCGCGGGCGATGCGCAGTTTGCCGGTGCGCGGATCGATGCGACGAAGGTCAGCGGCAAGGTCGCTGGCGACCTGACCGTGGAAAGCCGTCAAGACAGCCAGACCAGCGCGAAGGTCGATGTTGACCTCGGTTTGACCGGCAAAAAAACAGCGTCCGCTGACAAGGACAAAGTGGCCGACAACACTAAACCGGGCGGGACGAACTACAAGCCGACCCTGAAACTGGATGCCGGTTACGCCCATAAGGACAGCGTCAACCAGGCGTCCGGCATCAACGGCATACAAGGCGTGAATCTCAAGGTTGGCGGTGCAACGCAATTGACCGGTGCACGGGTTGCGTCATCTGAAGGTCGTGTGGATTTAGGGGGCTCCAAGGTCAGCACCACCGACCTGAGCAACCGCGATTACGGGGTCAAGGCTGGACTCGATCTGCCAGAAAAACCGCAAACCGAGGGCAGCAAACCCGACGTTTCCGCCGCTGGGGAACACAGCGTCAAACTAGGCCCCGTGACCCTTGGCGGTCATTACGACAGCCAGATACTGCAAGCCGGGATCGACGAGAAAAACATCTAA
- a CDS encoding ShlB/FhaC/HecB family hemolysin secretion/activation protein has product MPYSFCAVPRRSPTPCTLLSALLLSLSVSSLKAAEPSAPGQEVLRQQQQQQRDLQQLQLEQRRRQLERGSFGAAPVTPVVPATVPADERCWPLSGTRIGGVTLISSQTLNERIKPQLSSCMGVGQINHLLATITGLYVEAGYIASRPYLRSAPAAGQSLDIVVDEGYVESIELADQSLPVSLGGAFPGMLGKPLNLRDLEQGLDQLNRLRSVDFTADIAPGSQPGASRLILRSRTHGQSRWALGLGVDNLGSASTGRDRDTLNLSLDSPLEFNDALNLNVSDTLNQGDRYSRNASLYYAIPYGYWTYSLFASHAEYRAPFKLSTLTFHSTGITDQLSLRADRVLWRDQSRQLSANLQLAHKDVDSYLENIRLGIQSPTLTVAEAGLNLFWLNSAVWNLDIHYAQGLRWLGADDDAQRQVNDVPKAQFRKYRAGLSQWRNGQLGQQAWQWQSQFNVQYSSDPLPAIEQLLGTDDSAVRGYRVSSASGASGAIWRNTLRLPLRSALPVQITPRLGLDNGWIKADHGAQGQRLSGASAGVNLSWKNLQVDVDYQRSLNTPNGLQHEPETWLMRVGLQI; this is encoded by the coding sequence GTGCCGTATTCGTTTTGCGCTGTTCCTCGTCGTAGTCCCACGCCTTGCACGCTGTTGTCGGCCTTGCTGCTGAGCCTGAGTGTTTCCTCGCTCAAGGCGGCCGAACCCTCCGCTCCAGGCCAGGAAGTGCTACGCCAGCAGCAACAACAACAGCGCGACCTGCAACAACTGCAACTGGAACAGCGCCGCCGGCAACTGGAGCGCGGCAGTTTTGGTGCGGCGCCGGTCACGCCTGTCGTTCCTGCCACGGTGCCTGCCGATGAGCGCTGCTGGCCCCTGAGCGGAACGCGCATTGGCGGCGTGACGCTGATCAGCAGCCAGACACTCAATGAGCGAATCAAACCGCAGCTGTCGTCGTGCATGGGCGTCGGTCAGATCAACCATTTGCTGGCGACCATCACTGGCCTGTATGTCGAGGCGGGTTACATCGCCAGTCGGCCGTACCTGCGCAGCGCGCCAGCGGCGGGGCAGTCGCTGGATATCGTGGTCGATGAAGGCTACGTCGAGTCCATCGAGCTGGCCGACCAGAGTCTGCCGGTGTCCCTTGGCGGTGCATTTCCCGGCATGCTCGGCAAGCCGCTGAACCTGCGGGACCTGGAGCAAGGCCTGGATCAGTTGAACCGCTTGCGCTCCGTGGATTTCACCGCCGACATCGCCCCCGGCAGCCAACCCGGTGCTTCACGACTGATCCTGCGTTCGCGCACCCATGGGCAGTCGCGTTGGGCGTTGGGCCTGGGCGTGGACAACCTCGGCAGCGCCAGCACCGGGCGCGATCGCGACACCTTGAACCTGAGCCTGGACAGCCCGCTGGAGTTCAACGACGCGCTCAATCTGAACGTCAGCGACACCCTCAATCAGGGCGACCGCTACAGCCGCAATGCCAGTTTGTACTACGCCATTCCCTACGGTTACTGGACTTACAGCCTGTTCGCCAGCCACGCCGAATACCGTGCGCCGTTCAAACTCAGCACGCTGACATTCCACAGCACCGGCATCACCGATCAACTGAGCCTGCGCGCCGACCGAGTGCTGTGGCGAGATCAAAGCCGTCAACTGAGCGCCAACCTGCAACTGGCCCACAAGGACGTCGACAGTTACTTGGAAAACATTCGCCTGGGCATCCAGAGCCCGACCCTGACCGTGGCCGAAGCCGGACTCAATCTGTTCTGGCTCAACAGCGCGGTGTGGAACCTGGACATCCATTACGCCCAAGGGCTGCGCTGGCTCGGTGCCGACGACGATGCCCAACGCCAGGTCAACGACGTGCCCAAGGCGCAGTTTCGCAAATACCGCGCCGGCCTCAGCCAGTGGCGCAATGGCCAACTCGGTCAGCAGGCCTGGCAATGGCAGAGCCAGTTCAACGTGCAATACAGCTCCGATCCGCTGCCGGCCATCGAGCAATTGCTGGGCACCGACGATTCCGCGGTGCGCGGCTATCGGGTCAGCAGTGCGTCCGGTGCCAGTGGCGCGATCTGGCGCAATACCTTGCGCCTGCCATTGCGTAGCGCTTTGCCAGTGCAGATCACCCCACGTTTGGGCCTGGATAACGGCTGGATCAAGGCCGACCACGGCGCTCAAGGGCAACGCCTGAGCGGCGCCAGCGCCGGGGTCAACTTGAGCTGGAAAAACCTGCAAGTCGACGTTGATTACCAACGCAGCCTCAATACCCCCAACGGTTTGCAACATGAGCCAGAGACCTGGCTGATGCGCGTGGGGTTGCAGATATGA
- a CDS encoding HlyD family secretion protein, whose protein sequence is MTSMPTLEPDLAVPVSTPKPPLLKRLILLAVVIAALVFAGLYATHWWTVGRFIEETDDAYIGGDVTVIGPKVAGYIEEVLVTDNQKVKAGDVLIRLDSRDYRANLAKAEGAVAAEEALLANLDATEQLQHAVIGQARAGIDAAGAETTRSRDDDARYKKLIGSNAVSVESAQRANATFKTAQALSARAQAELLAAQRQLNVIATQKQQAHAALMQARAERDLAQLNVGYTELKAPVDGVIGNRRARVGAYAQAGSQLLSVVPASGLWVDANFKEDQLSRMTPGQRVIIHADVLSGQEFHGHLDSLAPASGSQFSVLPPENATGNFTKIVQRVPVRIALDPADGVLGHLRPGLSVTAEVDTRKEAETPAVASAP, encoded by the coding sequence ATGACCAGCATGCCCACCCTTGAACCCGACCTCGCAGTCCCGGTGAGCACACCCAAGCCTCCCCTGCTCAAACGGTTGATCTTGCTGGCTGTGGTTATCGCTGCCCTGGTGTTCGCCGGGCTGTATGCGACTCATTGGTGGACCGTTGGCCGTTTCATCGAAGAAACCGACGATGCTTACATCGGCGGCGACGTGACGGTGATCGGGCCGAAGGTGGCGGGTTACATCGAAGAGGTGCTGGTCACCGACAACCAGAAGGTCAAGGCCGGCGATGTGCTGATTCGTCTCGACTCCCGCGATTACCGCGCCAACCTGGCCAAGGCCGAAGGTGCGGTGGCCGCCGAAGAAGCGCTGCTCGCCAATCTCGATGCCACTGAACAATTGCAACACGCGGTGATCGGCCAGGCCCGCGCCGGAATTGATGCCGCCGGCGCCGAAACCACCCGCTCCCGGGATGACGATGCTCGCTATAAAAAACTGATCGGCAGCAACGCTGTGTCGGTGGAAAGCGCCCAACGCGCCAACGCCACGTTCAAGACCGCCCAAGCCCTCAGCGCCCGGGCCCAGGCTGAATTGCTCGCCGCACAACGTCAGTTGAATGTGATTGCAACCCAGAAACAACAAGCTCACGCGGCGCTGATGCAGGCCCGTGCCGAACGTGATCTGGCGCAGTTGAATGTGGGCTACACCGAACTGAAGGCCCCGGTGGACGGCGTGATCGGCAATCGCCGAGCGCGGGTCGGCGCGTATGCCCAGGCGGGTTCGCAACTGCTGTCGGTGGTACCGGCCAGCGGGCTGTGGGTCGATGCCAATTTCAAGGAAGATCAGCTATCGCGAATGACACCGGGGCAACGGGTGATCATTCATGCCGACGTGCTCTCGGGGCAGGAATTCCACGGTCATCTGGACAGCCTTGCGCCGGCCAGTGGTTCGCAGTTCAGCGTGCTGCCACCAGAAAACGCCACCGGCAACTTCACCAAAATCGTCCAGCGGGTGCCGGTGCGCATCGCGCTTGATCCGGCCGATGGCGTGCTCGGCCATCTGCGTCCGGGCCTGTCGGTCACCGCTGAAGTGGACACTCGCAAGGAAGCCGAAACGCCAGCCGTGGCCAGTGCGCCATGA
- a CDS encoding DHA2 family efflux MFS transporter permease subunit encodes MSRTLAAPAQPFNAADMATATKVFAFATMCIGMFIALLDIQIVSASLRDIGGGLSAGTDETAWVQTSYLIAEIIVIPLSGWLSRVFSTRWLFCASAVGFTVASLLCGAAWNIQSMIAFRALQGFLGGSMIPLVFTTAFFFFTGKQRVIAAATIGAVASLAPTLGPVIGGWITDVSSWHWLFYINLVPGIFVAVAVPMLVKIDQPELSLLKGADYLSMVFMALFLGCLEYTLEEGPRWNWFSDSTILTTAWVSALAGLAFIGRTLHVANPIVDLRALKDRNFALGCFFSFVTGIGLFATIYLTPLFLGRVRGYGALDIGLAVFSTGVFQIMAIPLYAFLANRIDLRWVMMIGLGLFALSMWDFSPITHDWGAKELMLPQALRGIAQQLAVPPAVTLTLGGLAPARLKHASGLFNLMRNLGGAIGIAACATILNDRTNLHFTRLAENLNSTNEALNQWLSQVGNNFATLGQSGDAGVTASLHQLWLLTYREAQTQTYGDAFLMIMVCFIIATAMVPLMRKVQPPAAPSADAH; translated from the coding sequence ATGAGCCGCACTCTCGCCGCCCCCGCACAACCGTTCAATGCCGCCGACATGGCAACGGCGACCAAGGTTTTCGCCTTCGCCACGATGTGCATCGGCATGTTCATTGCGCTGCTGGACATCCAGATCGTCTCGGCCTCGCTGCGCGACATCGGCGGCGGGCTCTCGGCGGGAACCGACGAAACGGCGTGGGTGCAAACCAGTTACCTGATTGCTGAAATCATCGTGATCCCGCTGTCCGGCTGGCTGTCCCGAGTGTTCTCGACACGCTGGCTGTTCTGCGCTTCTGCGGTGGGTTTCACCGTGGCCAGCCTGCTCTGCGGCGCGGCCTGGAACATTCAGAGCATGATCGCCTTCCGCGCCCTGCAAGGGTTTCTCGGCGGTTCGATGATCCCGCTGGTGTTCACCACCGCGTTCTTTTTCTTCACCGGCAAGCAACGGGTGATCGCGGCTGCGACCATTGGCGCGGTGGCGTCGTTGGCACCGACCCTGGGGCCGGTCATCGGTGGCTGGATTACCGATGTTTCTTCCTGGCACTGGCTGTTCTACATCAACCTGGTGCCGGGAATTTTCGTCGCGGTGGCGGTGCCGATGCTGGTGAAGATCGATCAGCCGGAATTGTCGCTGCTTAAAGGGGCTGACTACTTGAGCATGGTGTTCATGGCGCTGTTTCTCGGCTGCCTGGAATACACCCTCGAAGAAGGCCCGCGCTGGAACTGGTTCAGCGATAGCACGATTCTGACCACGGCATGGGTCAGCGCATTGGCCGGCCTGGCGTTCATTGGTCGAACCTTGCACGTCGCCAACCCGATCGTCGATTTGCGCGCCCTGAAAGACCGCAACTTCGCCCTTGGCTGCTTCTTTTCGTTCGTGACCGGCATCGGCCTGTTCGCCACCATTTACCTGACGCCGCTGTTTCTCGGCCGGGTACGTGGCTATGGCGCACTGGACATTGGTCTGGCGGTTTTCTCCACCGGGGTGTTCCAGATCATGGCGATTCCGCTGTACGCCTTTCTGGCCAATCGCATCGATCTGCGCTGGGTCATGATGATCGGCCTGGGGTTGTTCGCGTTGTCGATGTGGGATTTCAGCCCGATCACCCATGACTGGGGGGCCAAGGAATTGATGCTGCCGCAAGCGCTGCGCGGGATTGCCCAACAATTGGCGGTGCCGCCAGCGGTGACGTTGACCTTGGGTGGTCTGGCACCGGCGCGGCTCAAACATGCTTCGGGGTTATTCAACCTGATGCGAAACCTGGGAGGTGCCATCGGCATCGCCGCGTGCGCGACCATTCTCAATGACCGCACCAACCTGCACTTCACCCGGTTGGCGGAAAATCTCAACAGCACCAACGAAGCACTGAACCAGTGGCTGTCCCAGGTCGGCAACAACTTCGCCACCCTCGGCCAAAGCGGTGACGCGGGCGTCACCGCCAGCCTGCATCAGCTGTGGCTGCTGACTTATCGCGAAGCGCAGACACAAACCTACGGCGATGCGTTCCTGATGATCATGGTCTGCTTCATCATCGCCACGGCGATGGTGCCCTTGATGCGCAAGGTGCAACCACCGGCCGCACCGTCAGCAGACGCTCATTGA
- a CDS encoding carboxymuconolactone decarboxylase family protein: MQPRIDFYTASPDALKAMIALETAVSKLPLEKTLIELVKLRTSQINGCAFCLDMHSADARKGGEDERRLYTLSAWRETPFFSPRERAALAWTESLTLLSQTHAPDEDYELAASEFSPKELVDLTVAITTINAWNRLAVGFRKMPQA, from the coding sequence ATGCAACCGCGTATCGATTTCTACACCGCGTCCCCCGATGCACTCAAAGCCATGATCGCGCTGGAAACCGCTGTTTCGAAGTTGCCGCTTGAAAAGACCTTGATCGAACTGGTCAAGCTGCGTACCTCGCAAATCAACGGCTGCGCCTTCTGCCTTGATATGCACAGCGCCGATGCCCGCAAGGGCGGTGAAGACGAGCGCCGCCTGTACACACTGTCGGCCTGGCGTGAAACGCCGTTTTTTTCCCCACGTGAACGTGCTGCGCTGGCCTGGACCGAGTCCTTGACGCTGCTGAGCCAGACCCACGCCCCGGATGAGGACTACGAGCTGGCGGCGTCCGAGTTCAGCCCGAAGGAACTGGTCGACTTGACTGTGGCCATTACCACGATCAACGCCTGGAACCGTCTGGCGGTTGGTTTCCGCAAAATGCCTCAAGCCTGA
- a CDS encoding mechanosensitive ion channel family protein, with the protein MLSLLTDHPLICAMTLVLIDLGLWRLLSANGSNWKLLVRLVIFSLFSVLLFNEGLNPMEPAPWADNVPLHLAATGLQIGWWLFGARTLTVLIGAGMMQRVGHTGRLLQDLLGAVIFLIAIIAALAYVLDLPVKGVLATSGALAIIVGLALQSTLSDVFSGIVLNTTKPYQLDDWISIDGTEGRVTDIDWRATRLQTSQGSMAVIPNSLAAKAKIINFSRPSDIFGVSISLQLSPHARPQTVIEALERAMEGCRYLLNKPAPCVALKGSSATGVEYEISGFVVSMDQKRMVRNLLFDLAFRHLQASGVSLLSSVEPNAPANLSRPRALLDASSIFSTLRQEEKETFSQNMTLQTFRAGEMILPAGEVSDHLFIIESGVVSVELSRGGVKFESGRMGPGEVIGEGGILSDTALPADFSAKTFCSLYRIEKEYLTPCLDARHDISEAMKALLDFRLNKAQTLTQEAPRVVQKKGFLQWLRNRA; encoded by the coding sequence ATGCTGTCACTGCTTACCGATCACCCATTGATCTGCGCGATGACTTTGGTCCTTATCGATCTGGGGCTGTGGCGCCTGCTCAGTGCCAATGGCAGCAACTGGAAACTGTTGGTGCGGCTGGTGATTTTTTCGTTGTTCAGTGTCCTGCTGTTCAACGAAGGCCTGAACCCCATGGAGCCGGCGCCCTGGGCCGACAATGTCCCGCTGCACCTGGCGGCGACCGGATTGCAGATCGGCTGGTGGTTGTTCGGTGCGCGCACCCTGACGGTGCTGATCGGCGCGGGGATGATGCAACGGGTCGGGCATACGGGGCGCTTGCTCCAGGATTTGCTCGGCGCGGTGATTTTCCTGATCGCGATCATCGCGGCTCTGGCGTATGTCCTCGACCTGCCGGTCAAGGGCGTGCTGGCAACCTCCGGCGCGTTGGCGATCATCGTCGGCCTGGCCTTGCAAAGCACCCTCAGCGACGTGTTCTCCGGGATCGTCCTGAACACCACCAAACCCTATCAACTGGATGACTGGATCTCGATCGACGGCACCGAAGGGCGGGTCACCGATATCGACTGGCGCGCGACGCGCCTGCAAACCTCCCAAGGCAGCATGGCGGTGATCCCCAACTCCCTGGCGGCCAAGGCCAAGATCATCAATTTCAGCCGGCCCAGTGACATTTTTGGTGTCTCTATCAGCCTGCAACTGAGCCCGCACGCACGTCCGCAAACCGTCATCGAAGCACTGGAGCGGGCGATGGAGGGTTGTCGTTATCTGTTGAACAAACCGGCGCCGTGTGTCGCGTTGAAAGGCTCCAGCGCCACCGGCGTGGAATACGAAATCAGTGGTTTCGTGGTCTCCATGGACCAGAAGCGCATGGTCCGAAACCTGCTGTTCGATTTGGCATTCCGGCACTTGCAGGCCAGCGGGGTCAGCCTGTTGTCGAGCGTCGAACCCAACGCACCTGCCAACCTGTCGCGGCCACGGGCATTGCTGGACGCGTCGAGTATTTTCTCGACCCTGCGTCAGGAAGAGAAAGAAACCTTCAGCCAGAACATGACACTGCAAACCTTCCGCGCCGGCGAAATGATCCTGCCGGCGGGGGAGGTCAGCGATCATTTGTTCATCATCGAATCCGGTGTGGTGTCGGTGGAGCTGAGCCGTGGCGGGGTCAAGTTTGAGTCCGGGCGCATGGGCCCGGGTGAGGTGATCGGCGAAGGCGGGATCTTGTCCGATACGGCGCTACCGGCGGACTTCAGCGCCAAGACGTTCTGCAGCTTGTACCGGATCGAAAAGGAGTACCTCACACCGTGTCTGGATGCGCGGCATGACATCAGCGAAGCGATGAAGGCGTTACTGGATTTCCGCTTGAACAAGGCGCAGACGTTGACCCAGGAAGCACCTAGGGTTGTGCAGAAGAAGGGGTTTTTGCAGTGGCTGCGCAATCGAGCGTAA